A stretch of Oncorhynchus mykiss isolate Arlee chromosome 26, USDA_OmykA_1.1, whole genome shotgun sequence DNA encodes these proteins:
- the LOC110506475 gene encoding ribonuclease P protein subunit p25-like, translated as MYSGCGVGVASIQRQYQVRDSVRPYTGPGGNTQVPMETGVIPARCPVYQVQPYSGQPSCTVNSVSNTQPTPVPTPLPPPPAALKPGQGGFKKVCRTEEDCPCPFPGLASGVLEMRVKEGSKIRNLMGFAMARMQGDVSGVGVSGGGGLRQVVFSGSGRAVTKTITCAEIMKRKVGSLHQLTKLRYKGVREVWESHEGGASEMTVHRTVPSISILLSKDPLDPQEPGYQPPETLSALWEDRDSVDAPQTASKRPLGLSPYSSFPESKRVCLGLDEGTLALSTPQAN; from the coding sequence ATGTATTCCGGCTGTGGAGTTGGAGTGGCCAGCATTCAAAGACAGTATCAGGTCAGGGACTCTGTCAGACCATACACCGGACCTGGAGGGAATACACAGGTCCCAATGGAAACCGGTGTGATCCCAGCTAGGTGCCCAGTATATCAGGTTCAGCCTTACAGTGGGCAGCCCTCCTGCACTGTCAACAGTGTTTCCAACACACAGCCCACCCCAGTGCctacacctctacctccacctcccgCCGCACTCAAACCGGGCCAGGGTGGGTTCAAGAAGGTGTGTCGCACAGAAGAGGACTGCCCGTGCCCCTTCCCAGGATTGGCCTCAGGAGTGCTGGAGATGCGTGTCAAGGAGGGCAGTAAGATCCGTAACCTCATGGGTTTTGCCATGGCTCGCATGCAGGGGGATGTCAGTGGTGTTGGGGTTAGTGGAGGCGGAGGCCTGAGGCAGGTTGTTTTCTCTGGGTCAGGTCGTGCCGTCACCAAGACCATCACATGCGCTGAGATCATGAAGAGAAAAGTGGGGTCTCTGCACCAGCTGACCAAGCTGCGCTACAAGGGTGTAAGGGAGGTGTGGGAGAGCCACGAAGGGGGGGCATCGGAGATGACCGTTCACAGGACCGTCCCCTCCATCAGCATCCTTTTGTCCAAAGACCCCCTGGACCCCCAGGAGCCCGGCTACCAGCCCCCTGAGACTCTCAGTGCTCTctgggaggacagagacagtgtgGATGCCCCACAGACAGCCAGCAAGAGACCTCTTGGTCTGTCCCCATACAGCAGTTTCCCTGAATCTAAGAGAGTGTGTCTGGgtctggatgaggggactctggCTCTGTCCACCCCCcaggctaactga